Genomic window (Manduca sexta isolate Smith_Timp_Sample1 chromosome 26, JHU_Msex_v1.0, whole genome shotgun sequence):
gaaacaaacaaaatcgcGTCTTTATCAGATCATATTATATAGGTAACACTAAAAAAAATGCCTGGCCAATACCCATATAGAGGTTTTTGTAGATAGACCCCTAAATCTGTAggctgtatttaaaaataataatatgtaaagatatcaattaaatatttatataaaaataaattacattaatttagaTTCTGGAATGATATTTGAGCTGTACCGTCATGAGTCAGGATGGCCGAGCGGTCTAAGGCGCTGCGTTCAGGTCGCAGTCCACTTCTGTgggcgtgggttcgaatcccacttCTGACATAGCtttttgtatgaataaaaatataaaaaataataataacttatgtaGATGGCTActgcaatagttttattttgaaaaatttactgtaatgttatgtttagtggtgtttgtatattttcaacAGTAGTACTTACTTATGTATATCGATTATAATGATTGCGTATTCTTTTTTActgcatatatttttgtacagctattataatcttttaaaaatggtttagcgGTAGTGGAGTAGCGTGAGTTGTTACCCGTGGCGGACACAAAATTTGTGTTGGCGACAAATTTTGGGTTTTGGTAACggacgaaaaaaaaattcaaaaaataagtCACGCGCGCCCCACTTAGATGATGGTTCATGcgataatagtaaaaaaacaatcactGTATATTGGCACTGCATTATAAAAGGAAATGCCAAGTCAGTGTATGTCACTTACGTTGTTCGTTGAGACGAAACCTTTGCGCAGCTGGCTGGAAGTGGCAAGCGTCGGGACTTGGGGCTCCGGAGTCGTCACCCGGGTACGACTGCGGTCCATAGTTCTGCACGCTTGAGTCCGCCGAGTCCTGGGAAATCAGAGGCTGCTGATAAAAACGACAAGAGTAATGGTTTTTTcaccataaaaaaaacaatactctAGGCCTACATTTACTTAACGAATCGAAGGTAACGTGTGTCGGTACTGCAAAATCCGCAATAGCAAAATACTTGTGACAGTATTGCCACCCGTCCACCGTAATCCATAAATAAAAGCCaaaaaagtacttatatatGTGCACGGCAAAATCTATATAAGACTTCACTGAATAACTTaccaatgatttatatttaggCAATTCATCGCTGGTAAACCTAACACTGTGATTTGCATTCCTCGCCAGCTTCTGTCCTTGGTGCAGGATCTTTAACGCCATCTGAATTGGTGATTCGTATTCAcaggattatttttaaagataaactAAACAAGGATTTTTCGTACCCGCTGTGAGCAAACCAATATACTACGAGAGACACGGAACTAACGTTTACCCTAAACTAGAGTAATTTATtcgcaaataaaatacttttgcaTAATGTAAAAATGGCCCTTAATTTCGATGTTGGATATTAAGCCGttaactttgaaattattattattttctaagttTTTCGTGTATTTTGctaaatctaataaatacttttgtgCTAAAAGCTTACCGAATAGTTTTTGCGCTGCACGGCGCTCCCTGCGACGGATTTTGCATTCGATCTTACTTTTGCTATGGTTATGTTGGATATTTCGTATTGGGGTACAGCGTGTTACAATATTCTAGACTATTATTAACTAAGTTAAAGAggtagtattttgttttattacgtcGCCAATGTCTAGAACTACTTTAAcgatattaaaaattctttaaccAATGGAATGTTACCTATGTCTATTTTTCCTTAATACTTTACCTATATCTTGACTAGGTACAGGCTTTTGGAGGGTACGGACATACATTTGCTAAAATAATTACACCTGTATGCGATATAATTATGCTATTAcccaatttgttttatatattgacgtacatatatatcgatggctttATATCGGTAATTGATGCATAAAGATTACAGCGGGAGACGTACCTCTGCGTTGTGTGATTCGTGATTGTTAGGttactaaagtaaaataatttaggtagaatttttaaatcaattacttAACAACgagggattttttttaaactcaatgTGTTGCGacattttattgcaaatatattgttaagtaCAACATTTATCATCCACGTCTACCGCATAAGATTGATACGTTTAAGTAAACAAAGTCGTGTAAAAAGGAATCAGCCTGTATTTGTTAACAAGCTCGTACTTGGTACGGGGGCGCGTgtatcgtaaaaaataatatcataaccGGTACATTTTGCCAATGGGCCACCGCCGTGGACGATTCATACCGAATGCGcgcatttatttattctttgttgCGATGATCCACGTGATCAGACGGCCAGCTATATGAGGTATCGCTGGAATAACTGGTCGATTACTGTACCTCCTGCGCTTGACTTATTATGTACATTCATAAGGCTTCTTATTTTCTTGGGTTTTTCCTGTATAAATGcgttattatatatttcgtaGTATGATAATCGAAGGTAACCAAAACGAAAATGTAATTGACCTAACAATGACACAATATCATGACCGTCCGCCACCATTTTTAATGGCCGGTAAATTGTGGGGGCGTTATTCTTCAGAAAAAAACCCACCAGGGTCTGTAAAATACAGCTGTAGTTGTATTGCCGCAATACTATTGCGAGTACGACAACCGCGccgaggtcccgggttcaaatcaaGAGCCGCGTCAAAAACATTGTGACTGGTTTTTTTCATCTTTCTCATTCGCAGCTTGGAGTAAGAAAATTACTGGTGTAAACCGGCCCCTGCCTCAGAAACCACGTAAAGCGGTTGTTTTTGCATCTAAtttctcttcggtcatgtcggattgcagTCTCACCGGACTTTGATAGTGAAGATGCAGAGTGCACCTGTTTATTTCGTACTATAATATCGCCTACGCACCTGGCTAATTTGTGTCAGATTGGTTGCCATGGCCGAGAGTGGGGTAGGAGGAAAGTTAATCTATGCACTACGATTAATAAAATCGGAATTTATTATTTGCGCCATATTACATACACTCCTTGTCCGTTTGACAGAAGATCGGCAAGCTTGAATTTACTGCACTGCCGCACGCTACCTTGGTCACGCACCCTCTAGACAGCTATTTTGACATTATATACCGATGGTGatatttgtcattttaaattttagacaaattaatagCTTGGTTTGGCCTTTACCTTAAACCAACGAAAATCAATTATCGATCTCAATCGCAATCTTTGAATCGATCTCGAGGACTGACAATTGACGAGGAGAATGGAGAACGCACTTTTTTGTGATTGATCCTACGACAGCGACTGCGGTAGCTTAAATGGATTACGTAATTTAAACGTATTTTCCTGCAATGCTAAACTTAATTTTTCAAGATATAAAACTGCACGACGTCTTCTACAAACCAAATACAAGAGTAGTACCTAGTTTTTGAGCGCACAAACAATCAATCCCCAATCATTATTATCAACTATGTATTCCTTTAACATCCGGTCTCCAGTATCTTACAAACGTATTACACCAGTTGAAATTCTTAGGTATTTTTGGTAGTTATGTGTTACCATAAACTAAGACATCAGAATAAATTTCTGTAGTTTAGCTATATATCGCAGGGTCTAATGTGTATTATCAATAGTTTCTTTTTGCCAATGATGAGCTAttaatcattgttataataatctatgaagtattatttatatcttttcgTGTAATcaatcgaaaatattttaaaagaatttagttGAAAACATAAATGTACTCATTTGGTAAAGTACCTATACTTTtcatgttaatattatgtatcaagggatgcaacaataaaacaatgtttatataCTAAAGTGTTTAGTTTATTCGTTCTCCTGCGAGCGGAGACGGGCGGCCGCGTTGGTGACCCTGATGCTGAGTTGCTGCGCGCGCTCAACTATCGCCTTGCGCTTCTTGGAGGAGACGCCGTGTGCGATTTCTGCGCAGTATTTCCTGTTCTGCATCATAAGGATCTCCAGTTCGCGGACATTGTGGACGAGCACCTGGAATAAATTAGTtggacattataaataattacatcactaacataatttatttattaaatataggtgGCCAGATTTCTGGTTAATGGTACTCAATAGATTTCATGGAGTtactagataaaaaatattatgattagtcTGACAGCAGGGACAGTTTTacaaatcttttatttatattttattaatataatttttaacaagtAAGTAATAATTCTTGTTTCATTAAATATCTAATTTCAGCATGAAAATGGTTTTGCATTCTTACACATAATTTCTATTGGGAATATCACATCAGTCTCAACAGCATTCCAAATTACCTTtcccaaatatatttatatgggATGTGATACCTGAATAGTATATTATTTCCCACTACACACTACCCAAGACACTATAATAATAGCATATTTTTAGTTTACAGCATACCTTAAAGCTAATTTAAACTCAATTGATTCTTCAAGGGTGCTTTAAATGACTTACATTGCTGCAGCACAACCATTGGGCGGCAAGGAACTTAGCAGTAAATGTAGTGTGCTCTTAGGTCTATTAATCAAGGATTGTCTGTGTTGTGACAATTCTTACAGCTTTAAACGTAAAGAAGGACACCTAAGGAGGTGTGACTTAATTCGAGGCAGCCATATGCGTCATGCCTCTGAGTGAGTTGtgacatacatttatttatgttgtcctttaatatgaaaaatgctatatttacaatagtttgtgtaacagatataaaattaatctcaCCTTGCGGAAACCATTGGGGAGCATGTGACGGGTCTTCTTGTTTGAACCATAACCAATGTTGGGCATCAAGTACTGACCCTTGAAGCGCCTACGCACTCTGTTGTCAATACCTGAAAACAGCGAGTCATTTAGTTATAGTTATGATAAATTGTGGTGCGCTAATATAGGATTTAAGTATTGAAAACAAACTTTTGAAATGATTGACTTTTTTTGATCTTAATGAAAATGCTTGTATCTGCCACAATGACCAGATAGCTACACCAGCTATATGGAATAGGGTTCAGCAGAATTGTTTTAGCAAGGTAACAAATTGTTAATGTCATATTGAGTATGACACCACAGAGTGCCCTTGCACAGTGTGCAACACGCTACTGGCATCAAATTCATTGGTTTGCTACCAACGTGTGGTAATCTGTAATTGCGGACTATATACACTAATATAGACAGAAattgtagaaataataaatgacaCGGTTATTTAATTCAATGGTTATTTATCACTGCTTTATTACTTATTCCCTCACTTTCCTAACCTAATAGTCGCGATGCTGTTTCTACTGAAAATATTGCTTAAGTTAATagatattagaaaattaaattaaaagaagcCGCTACACACATATTTATCATAACACTttagtaaataacaaatattaacagGTTATAGACAGGTAGTCATGAATGTGGTTATCGTGCATGGACATCATTGTATCTTACCTCTCGGTTTACGCCAGTTTCTCTTAAGTTTGTCATAGCGATCCGACTGGTGGCGGATAAATCTTTTCGTCCTTTTTTTGACGATTGTTGGCCTGTATACAGGTCTGATAGCCATTTTGATTGTTTCTTAGGAAACGCGGCAGTGAACCACGCGGTGACACGGCCGCACGAAAAGAAAGAAGGAATAGACGAGCGAAGACATATCTAGAGTCAAAGTGTGTTTTGGATTACTAATTTGatgattttaattcaaatattttctatcaTTATCTATggtcaaaatagtttttttaccGGTTTTTACAAATCATACTGTTAAATCTATTTGTATATTagtttatactataaattttgggtaaatataaatttattttatgtagctgaattgtatttatatgtttttacaatACGACTGAATATTTCtagcttttataaaaataatgtttttattcggTTTATAATCTGTGGCTAACCATAAGCTAGAATTTATGACAGCTGCTCACGCAACGAGAACAAACCGAATTATCTATGCCACAGACGCCAAATGTCGCCATCGATCAATGACATTTTGTGTAGTtgaatttattgatataaagcgttaatgtaaataataaacaatttcgtTAAAAAAATCGGCTTCCAGTCGATATGTATGCCAAGGGCAAGGGCTCCACGGTGCCTTCGGACGCTCAGGCTCGCGAGAAATTGGCACTCTATGTGTACGAGTACCTACTGCATGTTGGTGCGACCAAAGCGGCGCAGACTTTTCTGTCGGAAATACGATGGGAGAAGAATATAACGCTGGGGGAGCCCCCCGGGTTCCTGCACTCATGGTGGTGTGTATTTTGGGACTTATACTGCGCAGCGCCGGAGCGTCGCGACACCTGCGAGCACTCTTCAGAAGCTAAGGCATTTCACGATTACGGCTTCGTCAATTCTGGATACGGCGTCAACGGAATAGGTCACAATGCCGGCCCAGCACCGCCAAATGACGGTTCGTACGCTCATTTGCACATAATAtcgataaatgtaaaaaaaatgtttgtccTATTCGGATTAGTAGGGCACGCTGTATTTTATCTTATGtcgtaaataaatagttaattttcGGGCGCAGACTTGTTGTCGAGGCCTCTGCTTTCGCATTGATCATCATTTGTCTCGTCGCACGAGGCTAAATACGcgtgttttaatgtttatgagATGGGGTTCTGTAATTGGAAAGTGTTGCTGCACACACAACTAAAGTAGGTTATGTTATGTTTATAGTTCTCTAACTGTGTATTGTGGCCCATTGGCTTACTAAATTGTATTGTTGAAGTTTCTTGTGctacatttctttaaaaatacatatctaaatatttattttcagtgtGTACTTTTAGATTTAACCTGTTAAACAGGTAAGGAATCTTAAacatagttctaaataaaagatATGTATTGGGAATACAATTACAATATACAACTgttaaatttatacataaacaGAGAACTTATTTAACTTCAATTCAAGTTCCAGTTCAGTTGACTTTCTGTGTGTTTTCAGATACCCCTAAGATTTATAGacctataacaatattaataattaatatttagcaCCAAAAGATATTATTCATAACAGAGATGACATAAATCTAGCCTTACATATGGTTAGGagtatataacattatattagaatGTACTGAAATCATTCTGAAATTGCTTTATGAGTGAATGATGTAAATGTTATAGATATCAAGTGTAGAATATGAAGCTAAAGGTCAGCTCTGGTTTCTATGTACtttcaacaacaaaatatttaaagtggGTTCTgtctaaaagaaaataatttaattctgcATAAGATTTTTGTTGGGCTATTGTTTGTGTGGCAGAACTTACTGTGAGGAGAAAGTTATTTCTATTTTAGTGTTTTGTTTGCAGCCAATAAGTTGAGCAATTAGTTTATCAAAACTAtccaaattgtaatattttttagacaaTGCAACACTATTGGTTGCAGAGGActataaaaaacagtttttctTAAATTACATTGTAAATTTATAGTCTCCTGtatgttatatgtatgtatgtacacagATTTTACAGAAATCCATATATGGATgtaaaatgatcaaaattatTACACTGAACATGAATAACTTGTctaattgtttaaaaagttCTTTTATCTGCATTTTTAGTTTCTGAAACCTTACAGCAGCCCTGTCACAAtgtgttgatatattttaacatgtCAACTCtataattctttaaaataatttttttaaaaaaccaaaattatttaacaaggTGTCTTGTTTGCAGGTATTGTTGTGatctaattatataatttatttcacccTGGCCTCTTCATTATTTCCAGGTATGGGTGGCGGTGGAATGCCTCCAGGATTCTTCCCGAATTCACCACTGCGACCCTCACCTCCTGCACCACACCCAGGGTCACAGCCATCTCCACACGGACCGCAGCCACAGCTAATGGGCACAGGACAGCCTTTC
Coding sequences:
- the LOC115449848 gene encoding 60S ribosomal protein L32, producing MAIRPVYRPTIVKKRTKRFIRHQSDRYDKLKRNWRKPRGIDNRVRRRFKGQYLMPNIGYGSNKKTRHMLPNGFRKVLVHNVRELEILMMQNRKYCAEIAHGVSSKKRKAIVERAQQLSIRVTNAAARLRSQENE